Proteins from one Staphylococcus sp. IVB6214 genomic window:
- a CDS encoding Y-family DNA polymerase, with amino-acid sequence MYDYHLLEDRDILCIDQKSFFASVSCIDKGLNPMTTKLAVVADTKRQGSVVLAATPPLKALGIKTGSRLFEIPQRRDIYIINPSMRRYLDISLKISKIALKYVPAEDLHQYSIDEFFMDVTKSYHLFAPDLQAFCQRLIAEIYQETGVHCAVGIGSNMLLSKVALDNEAKSNPTFIAEWRYEDVPKKLWPIAPLQNFWGISNRTAKKLNRRGIFNIGQLAMYPHANLKREFGIIGTELHLHAHGIDESRVSERYITRMPSICKSQILMRDYQYSEAMVVMQELVEDVMSRLRVKGLLAKTIHFSLGYSAGDGISKQYTMKEGTNLERVVMKDIKYLADKFCDKSEWYRTLSVSASHFIPEQVQQLNLFVDPLQQEREIRLAKTIDALHQKYGKGIVSKAISYTSAATKHGRLGLMAGHKM; translated from the coding sequence ATGTATGATTATCATTTGTTAGAGGATCGAGATATATTGTGCATTGATCAAAAGAGTTTTTTTGCTAGTGTATCGTGCATAGATAAAGGGCTGAATCCAATGACGACGAAATTAGCAGTTGTTGCAGATACGAAGCGACAGGGATCTGTCGTTCTTGCAGCAACACCCCCTTTGAAAGCTTTAGGAATCAAAACAGGGTCACGTCTATTTGAAATTCCACAGAGACGTGATATTTATATTATTAATCCGAGTATGCGTCGTTATTTAGACATATCATTGAAAATTTCTAAAATTGCATTGAAATATGTCCCGGCAGAGGATTTGCATCAATATAGTATTGACGAGTTTTTTATGGATGTAACAAAAAGCTATCATCTTTTTGCGCCGGATCTTCAAGCATTTTGTCAGCGTTTAATTGCCGAAATTTATCAAGAGACAGGTGTGCATTGTGCAGTTGGTATCGGGTCGAATATGTTGTTGAGCAAGGTTGCTTTAGACAATGAAGCGAAGTCGAACCCAACTTTTATCGCAGAGTGGCGCTATGAAGATGTGCCTAAAAAACTATGGCCGATTGCACCTTTGCAAAATTTTTGGGGGATTAGCAATCGTACAGCCAAAAAATTAAATCGCCGCGGCATTTTTAATATTGGTCAGTTAGCGATGTATCCACATGCAAACTTAAAACGTGAATTTGGTATTATCGGTACGGAACTCCACCTGCATGCTCATGGAATTGATGAGAGTAGAGTCAGTGAACGATATATCACACGAATGCCTTCAATATGTAAAAGTCAAATTTTAATGCGTGATTATCAATATTCTGAAGCAATGGTGGTGATGCAAGAATTAGTAGAAGATGTGATGAGTCGTTTAAGAGTCAAAGGTTTACTAGCCAAAACGATTCACTTTTCTCTTGGTTATAGCGCAGGAGATGGTATATCTAAACAATATACCATGAAGGAAGGGACGAATCTCGAACGTGTTGTGATGAAAGACATTAAATATTTAGCTGATAAGTTCTGTGACAAATCTGAATGGTATCGCACTTTGAGTGTGTCGGCGTCACATTTCATTCCTGAACAAGTGCAACAATTGAATCTTTTTGTCGATCCACTACAACAAGAGCGTGAAATACGCTTAGCCAAGACGATTGACGCCCTTCATCAAAAATATGGGAAAGGCATCGTCTCTAAAGCTATCTCCTATACGTCTGCTGCAACAAAACATGGCAGATTGGGATTGATGGCCGGTCATAAAATGTAG
- a CDS encoding prephenate dehydrogenase, which translates to MTDVFFIGLGLIGGSLASNIKAAHPEMVVSAYDADPKQLERALSIGIIDRPIASFEEGAKQADIMVFATPVQTTVKFLELLPTIQTKPGLIVTDTGSTKSTIQAHEQRLLQHDIHLIGGHPMAGSHKTGVLNAKKHLFENAYYVLVHDLQENDAAHQRMTQLLEPTHAKLIEMTAEEHDYVTGVVSHTPHLIASSLVSLNAHYAPHSPLVQELAAGGFRDITRIASSSPEMWRDISLENKSHILTIMKQFQSQINDVIHILEEEDASKLYQFFAESKTYRDALPIQSKGALRSTYDLYVDIPDEAGTISKITHLLSSHNISISNLRILELREDIYGALRISFKSSDDREQGRMVLNDYETYIE; encoded by the coding sequence ATGACAGATGTCTTTTTTATAGGTCTCGGCCTGATTGGCGGTAGCTTAGCAAGTAATATTAAAGCTGCACATCCTGAAATGGTCGTGTCTGCATACGATGCTGATCCAAAACAACTAGAACGCGCTTTATCTATCGGAATTATCGATAGACCCATTGCTTCTTTTGAAGAAGGTGCAAAGCAAGCAGATATTATGGTTTTTGCAACACCTGTTCAAACAACAGTGAAATTTTTAGAGTTACTACCGACAATTCAAACAAAACCCGGTCTTATTGTGACAGACACAGGCAGTACAAAGTCAACAATTCAAGCGCATGAACAGCGATTATTACAGCATGATATTCATTTGATTGGCGGTCACCCTATGGCGGGCAGCCATAAAACAGGTGTCTTAAATGCCAAAAAACATCTGTTTGAAAATGCTTATTATGTACTCGTCCATGATTTACAAGAAAACGACGCAGCACATCAACGTATGACACAATTATTAGAACCGACGCATGCAAAGTTAATCGAGATGACTGCCGAAGAACACGATTATGTCACGGGTGTTGTGAGCCATACGCCACATCTGATCGCTTCTAGTCTTGTTTCTTTAAATGCACATTACGCTCCTCACTCCCCACTTGTTCAAGAATTGGCTGCGGGTGGTTTCCGAGATATTACACGTATCGCAAGCAGTAGTCCCGAGATGTGGAGAGATATATCTTTGGAAAACAAATCACATATTTTGACCATTATGAAGCAGTTTCAATCTCAAATAAATGATGTCATTCATATTTTAGAAGAGGAAGACGCATCAAAGCTGTATCAGTTTTTTGCTGAGAGTAAGACTTATCGAGATGCATTGCCTATTCAAAGCAAAGGCGCACTGAGAAGTACTTATGACCTTTATGTCGACATTCCGGATGAAGCAGGAACAATTTCAAAAATCACACACTTATTAAGTTCACATAATATTTCTATTAGCAACTTGAGAATTTTGGAATTACGTGAAGATATATATGGTGCTTTACGCATTAGCTTTAAAAGCTCCGATGATCGTGAGCAAGGGCGTATGGTCCTTAATGACTATGAAACATATATCGAATAA
- a CDS encoding aminoacyltransferase — protein sequence MKFTNLTTAEFEQFANEMPYSHFTQMAGNYELKVAEGVETHLVGVKDKNNQVLAACLLTAVPVMKFFKYFYTNRGPVIDFENQELVHFFFNELSKYVKTQKALYLRIDPYLPMYKRDHDGNILEDYQREWLFDKFAALGYEHEGFTTGFSTTRQIRFHSILDLKDKTAKDVLNNMDSLRKRNTKKVQKNGVKVRFLNEDELPIFRSFMEQTSETKDFVDREDAFYYHRMKHYKDRVLVPLAYINFEEYIAELEVEEKQLQKEINKAEKDIAKRPENQKAVNKKQNLEKQLEANQAKITEARDLQQKHGNELPISAGFFIINPFEVVYYAGGTANEFRHFAGSYAIQWEMINYALDHQIDRYNFYGISGDFTENAEDAGVIKFKKGFNADVIEYVGDFIKPINKPAYALYTTLKKVQKKLS from the coding sequence ATGAAGTTTACAAATTTAACAACAGCAGAATTTGAACAATTTGCGAATGAAATGCCTTATAGTCACTTTACACAGATGGCGGGTAACTATGAATTAAAAGTTGCAGAAGGCGTTGAAACACACCTTGTCGGCGTAAAAGATAAGAATAACCAAGTGTTAGCAGCTTGTTTATTAACTGCAGTACCTGTAATGAAATTTTTCAAGTATTTTTATACAAATAGAGGACCTGTGATTGACTTTGAAAATCAAGAATTAGTCCATTTCTTTTTTAATGAATTGTCAAAGTATGTTAAAACACAAAAAGCATTATATTTACGTATTGACCCTTACTTACCAATGTATAAAAGAGATCATGATGGTAACATACTTGAAGATTATCAAAGAGAGTGGCTCTTTGATAAGTTTGCCGCACTCGGTTATGAACATGAAGGGTTCACGACAGGTTTCAGTACAACACGTCAAATCCGTTTCCATTCTATTTTGGATTTAAAAGATAAAACGGCGAAAGATGTACTGAATAACATGGACAGTTTGCGGAAGAGAAATACAAAAAAAGTTCAAAAAAATGGTGTGAAAGTTAGATTTTTGAATGAAGATGAACTACCAATTTTTAGATCATTCATGGAACAAACATCTGAAACAAAAGATTTTGTAGATCGTGAAGATGCGTTTTACTATCATCGTATGAAGCACTACAAAGATCGCGTGTTAGTCCCACTCGCTTATATTAATTTTGAAGAATACATTGCTGAACTAGAAGTTGAAGAGAAGCAACTGCAAAAAGAGATTAATAAAGCGGAAAAAGATATTGCGAAACGACCAGAAAATCAAAAAGCAGTGAATAAAAAACAAAATTTAGAAAAACAATTGGAAGCAAACCAAGCTAAAATTACGGAAGCACGCGATTTACAACAAAAACATGGCAATGAATTGCCGATTTCTGCTGGCTTCTTTATTATCAATCCGTTTGAAGTGGTTTACTATGCAGGTGGCACAGCGAATGAATTCCGTCACTTTGCCGGTAGTTATGCAATTCAATGGGAAATGATTAATTATGCACTCGATCATCAAATTGACCGATATAATTTTTATGGTATTAGTGGTGATTTTACAGAAAATGCAGAAGATGCAGGTGTAATAAAGTTTAAAAAAGGATTTAATGCGGATGTCATAGAGTATGTTGGTGACTTTATAAAACCAATCAATAAACCAGCTTATGCTTTATATACAACGTTGAAAAAAGTCCAAAAGAAGTTATCGTAG
- a CDS encoding aminoacyltransferase, with the protein MKFTELTVEEFDQFVQDPTLESHYFQVKENIDVREADDFKVVLLGVKDENNQVIAASLFSKILTMGSYVYYSNRGPVMDYSDLGLVDFYLKSLDEYLAKNKCLYVKLDPYWMYQIYDKDINKLGSSEAGERLIQLLKSHGYKHHGFTTKYDTSSQVRWMGVLDLKEQTPATIKKNFDSQRKRNVNKAINFGVKIRYLTADDYDQFLELYRETEARAGFVSKTDEYMKNFFHNYGDKAIVPMAYIDLDEYITSLQEGLNDKETKRDQMMAREQKSDKQLKKIAELDKQIAHDQQEMLKASELRKTDGTVLNLASGLFFANAYEINYFSGGSSEKYNQFMGPYAMHWHMINYCLEHGYERYNFYGLSGDFTENGEDYGVYRFKRGFNVQIEELIGDFYKPINKPKYMLFELMNKLRAKIKK; encoded by the coding sequence ATGAAATTCACAGAACTAACGGTTGAGGAATTTGATCAATTTGTTCAAGACCCGACTTTAGAAAGTCATTATTTTCAGGTGAAGGAAAATATTGATGTGCGTGAGGCGGATGACTTTAAAGTTGTTTTATTAGGTGTTAAAGATGAAAATAATCAAGTGATTGCAGCAAGTTTATTTTCAAAAATACTAACAATGGGAAGTTATGTATATTATTCAAATAGAGGACCAGTCATGGATTATAGTGACTTGGGTCTTGTAGATTTTTACTTAAAATCATTAGATGAATATTTAGCGAAAAATAAATGTTTATACGTGAAATTAGATCCATACTGGATGTATCAAATTTACGACAAAGACATTAATAAATTAGGGTCTTCAGAAGCAGGAGAGCGATTGATACAATTGCTTAAATCACATGGCTATAAGCATCATGGATTTACAACAAAATATGATACATCAAGTCAAGTTAGATGGATGGGCGTTTTAGACTTGAAAGAACAGACACCAGCAACTATCAAAAAGAACTTTGATAGTCAACGTAAACGTAATGTAAACAAAGCAATCAACTTTGGCGTGAAAATACGCTACTTGACAGCGGATGACTATGATCAATTTTTAGAATTATATCGAGAAACAGAAGCACGTGCTGGGTTTGTTTCCAAGACGGATGAATATATGAAAAACTTTTTCCATAACTATGGTGACAAAGCTATTGTACCGATGGCATATATTGACTTAGACGAATATATTACATCTTTACAAGAAGGACTCAATGATAAAGAAACAAAACGTGACCAGATGATGGCTAGAGAGCAAAAAAGTGATAAGCAATTGAAAAAAATTGCAGAACTTGATAAACAAATTGCGCACGATCAACAAGAAATGTTAAAAGCGAGCGAATTGAGAAAAACCGATGGCACAGTACTAAACCTTGCATCAGGACTCTTTTTCGCAAATGCTTATGAAATTAACTATTTCTCTGGTGGATCAAGTGAGAAATATAACCAGTTTATGGGACCATATGCGATGCATTGGCATATGATTAACTACTGCTTAGAGCATGGCTATGAACGTTATAATTTTTATGGACTATCAGGTGACTTCACAGAGAATGGTGAAGATTACGGTGTTTATCGTTTTAAACGTGGTTTCAATGTACAAATTGAAGAGTTAATAGGTGACTTCTACAAGCCAATTAATAAACCTAAATATATGCTATTCGAATTGATGAACAAGCTGAGAGCGAAAATTAAAAAATAA
- the pepF gene encoding oligoendopeptidase F: MEDFLVGRSAVPQEETWDLTDLFTDNQVYESFVKALPDRAQAFKKQYSGKLKDTESIQKALDDYCTLAIDIDRADNFSEIQASVDVTDAERQRLAALFQTLYGKINGYLTFLTSELLSLDDTQLDQAIEKTTYSHFLTKLKRLKPYQLHPQAEETLARLSPVLEAPSDIYGVTKMLDIDFGQFEVNGKKYAMDYTTFEGIYEDHADTDIRRTSFRHFSDTLRKYENTTAAAYNAHVQGEKLEADMRGYDSVIDFLLAEQDVTREMYDRQIDVIMSDLAPIMRRYAKVIQRANQLEEMRFEDLKISIDHNYEPDITIEESKKYIFGALGILGSDYQNMLEQAYDNRWIDFVQNKGKETGAYCASPYASHSYIFISWTGKMTEVFVLAHELGHAGHFNLANRHQNYLQADASMYFVEAPSTMNEMLMLNYLLESSEEKAFQRWAIGSIIARTYYHNMVTHLLEAAYQREVYLKVDQGESLTASLLNDIKRQVIKDFWGDDIVLTEGAELTWMRQPHYYMGLYPYTYSAGLTIGTMMAQRIQKEGQSAVKDWLKALSAGDSVSPIELAHIAGIDITTEQPLKETISYIGSLVDQLETLTDELNG, from the coding sequence ATGGAGGATTTTTTAGTCGGAAGATCAGCTGTACCACAGGAAGAAACTTGGGATTTAACAGATTTATTTACAGATAATCAGGTGTATGAGTCTTTTGTAAAAGCTCTGCCTGATCGTGCACAAGCATTTAAAAAACAGTATTCAGGTAAGTTAAAGGATACTGAATCAATTCAAAAAGCTTTAGATGACTATTGTACTTTAGCAATTGATATTGATCGCGCCGATAACTTTTCTGAAATACAAGCAAGCGTAGATGTTACGGATGCTGAGCGCCAACGACTTGCAGCTTTATTCCAAACTTTATACGGTAAAATAAATGGTTATTTAACTTTCTTAACATCTGAACTATTATCATTGGATGATACTCAGTTAGATCAGGCAATTGAAAAAACGACATACAGTCATTTTCTAACAAAGTTAAAACGACTAAAACCATATCAACTACATCCACAAGCTGAAGAAACACTTGCACGTTTGTCCCCTGTCTTAGAAGCACCGAGTGATATCTATGGTGTGACAAAAATGTTGGATATTGATTTTGGACAATTTGAAGTGAATGGCAAAAAATATGCTATGGATTATACGACTTTTGAAGGTATTTACGAAGATCATGCTGATACAGACATTCGTCGTACAAGCTTTCGTCATTTTAGTGATACATTACGCAAATATGAAAATACAACAGCAGCAGCCTATAATGCCCATGTTCAAGGCGAAAAGTTAGAAGCTGATATGCGTGGCTATGACTCAGTGATAGATTTCCTATTAGCAGAACAAGATGTGACACGTGAGATGTATGACCGTCAAATAGACGTTATTATGTCAGACTTAGCTCCTATTATGCGTCGTTATGCCAAAGTCATTCAACGTGCAAATCAATTAGAGGAAATGCGCTTTGAAGACTTGAAGATATCTATTGATCATAATTATGAACCAGATATTACAATTGAAGAATCTAAAAAATATATTTTTGGGGCATTGGGTATATTAGGTTCAGATTATCAAAATATGCTTGAACAAGCATATGATAATCGCTGGATTGACTTTGTTCAAAATAAAGGAAAAGAAACAGGTGCTTATTGTGCATCGCCATACGCTTCACACAGCTATATCTTTATTTCTTGGACAGGTAAAATGACTGAAGTGTTTGTGTTGGCGCATGAATTAGGTCATGCTGGTCATTTTAACTTAGCGAATCGTCATCAAAATTACTTACAAGCAGATGCTTCGATGTATTTTGTCGAAGCGCCATCGACTATGAATGAAATGTTAATGCTGAACTATCTACTTGAAAGCAGTGAAGAAAAAGCATTTCAACGCTGGGCGATTGGTTCGATTATTGCACGTACATATTATCATAATATGGTGACGCATTTACTTGAAGCTGCGTATCAACGTGAAGTTTATCTTAAAGTGGATCAAGGTGAATCACTCACTGCCTCACTTTTAAATGATATTAAGCGTCAAGTTATTAAAGACTTCTGGGGTGACGATATCGTGTTGACAGAAGGTGCTGAATTGACATGGATGCGACAACCTCACTATTATATGGGACTTTATCCATACACATATTCAGCAGGCTTAACAATTGGTACGATGATGGCACAGCGTATTCAAAAAGAAGGTCAATCAGCAGTAAAAGATTGGCTTAAAGCATTAAGTGCTGGCGATAGTGTCTCACCTATTGAATTGGCACATATCGCAGGCATTGATATTACAACTGAGCAACCGTTAAAAGAAACAATCTCATATATCGGTTCACTTGTAGATCAACTTGAAACATTAACAGATGAATTGAATGGATAA
- a CDS encoding S1-like domain-containing RNA-binding protein, which translates to MSFKENEIVGTIEFLEVKALEGSTYILEGPNKEVIKLNQSEVQESDELEIGESYSFFIYPNRSGDLFATQNMPDITVGRYDFVRVLSTDRDGARVDVGLPREVLIPWEDLPKLKSLWPEKGDCVLSTLRIDRERQMFARLASETTVQQMFTPVHDDQFQNEVLTARPYRLLRVGTFLLTGDGHKIFVHESERQQEPRLGQEMSVRIIGHNDKGELNGSFLPLAHERLDDDGETIFQLLVEYDGTLPFWDKSSPEAIKEVFNMSKGAFKRAIGHLYKQRIINIETGQISLTKKGWARAQDQQ; encoded by the coding sequence ATGTCTTTTAAAGAAAATGAAATCGTTGGCACAATAGAGTTTTTAGAAGTAAAAGCACTAGAAGGTTCAACATATATCCTTGAAGGCCCGAACAAAGAGGTCATCAAGCTGAATCAATCTGAAGTACAAGAATCTGACGAATTAGAAATAGGGGAATCTTATAGCTTTTTTATATATCCTAACCGCTCTGGGGATTTATTCGCCACTCAAAATATGCCTGATATAACAGTAGGGCGCTATGACTTCGTACGTGTATTAAGCACAGACCGTGACGGTGCACGCGTAGATGTTGGATTACCACGTGAAGTCTTAATTCCATGGGAAGACCTTCCTAAGTTGAAGTCTTTATGGCCAGAAAAGGGCGACTGCGTATTAAGTACGCTTCGTATTGACCGTGAGCGACAAATGTTTGCACGACTTGCTTCAGAAACAACGGTTCAACAAATGTTTACACCCGTCCATGATGATCAATTTCAAAACGAAGTGTTAACAGCACGCCCATATCGCTTGTTACGTGTAGGTACATTTTTACTGACTGGAGACGGTCATAAAATATTCGTACACGAATCCGAACGTCAGCAAGAACCACGTCTTGGCCAAGAAATGTCTGTTCGAATTATCGGTCACAATGACAAAGGTGAATTGAATGGATCATTTTTACCACTTGCACACGAGCGTTTAGATGATGATGGCGAAACAATTTTCCAACTACTTGTGGAGTATGATGGTACATTGCCTTTTTGGGACAAATCAAGCCCAGAAGCAATTAAAGAAGTATTTAATATGAGTAAAGGTGCATTTAAGCGCGCGATTGGACATTTATATAAACAACGTATTATCAATATTGAAACAGGACAAATCTCACTTACAAAAAAAGGGTGGGCACGTGCTCAAGATCAACAATAA
- a CDS encoding ATP-binding cassette domain-containing protein encodes MLQVTDVSLRFGDRKLFEDVNIKFTPGNCYGLIGANGAGKSTFLKILSGELDSQTGHVSLGKDERLAVLKQDHFAYEDVRVLDVVIKGHERLYEVMQEKDAIYMKPDFSDEDGIRAAELEGEFAEMDGWNAESDAATLLSGLGIDTSLHDKQMSELENNQKVKVLLAQSLFGAPDVLLLDEPTNGLDIQAISWLEDFLINFDNTVIVVSHDRHFLNNVCTHIADLDFGKIKIYVGNYDFWYQSSQLAQKMAQEQNKKKEDKIKELQEFIARFSANASKSKQATSRKKQLEKIELDDIQPSSRRYPFVKFSPEREIGNDLLFVEGISKTVDGEKVLDNISFTMNPNDKAVLMGSSEIAKTTLLKILAGELEPDEGTVKWGVTTSQSYFPKDNSAFFEGVDMNLVDWLRQYAPEDEQTETFLRGFLGRMLFSGEEVKKKASVLSGGEKVRCMLSKMMLSSANVLLLDEPTNHLDLESITSVNEGLKSFKGSIIFTSYDFEFINTIANRVIDLDVPTGLSKEMTYESYLQEKGILKSK; translated from the coding sequence ATGTTACAAGTTACGGATGTTAGTTTACGATTTGGTGATCGTAAATTGTTTGAAGACGTTAATATTAAATTTACACCAGGCAACTGTTATGGCCTAATCGGAGCAAATGGTGCAGGTAAGTCGACTTTTTTAAAGATTTTATCAGGAGAATTAGATTCTCAAACAGGACATGTATCATTAGGAAAAGATGAGCGTCTTGCGGTGTTAAAACAGGACCACTTCGCATATGAAGATGTGCGAGTTCTCGATGTTGTGATCAAAGGGCATGAGCGTTTATACGAAGTGATGCAAGAAAAAGATGCCATCTATATGAAACCCGACTTCAGCGATGAGGACGGTATTCGTGCTGCTGAACTTGAGGGAGAGTTTGCAGAGATGGATGGTTGGAATGCTGAATCGGATGCAGCGACTTTATTATCTGGTTTAGGCATTGATACAAGCTTACATGACAAACAAATGTCTGAACTAGAAAACAATCAAAAAGTGAAGGTTTTATTAGCACAAAGTTTATTCGGTGCTCCAGACGTTCTTTTACTGGATGAGCCTACCAATGGTTTGGATATCCAAGCAATTAGCTGGTTAGAAGACTTCTTAATCAACTTTGATAATACAGTGATTGTTGTATCACATGACCGTCACTTCTTAAATAATGTGTGTACACATATCGCTGACTTAGACTTCGGTAAAATTAAAATTTATGTTGGAAACTATGACTTCTGGTATCAATCAAGTCAACTTGCACAAAAAATGGCGCAAGAACAAAATAAGAAAAAAGAAGATAAAATTAAAGAGTTACAAGAATTCATTGCACGCTTCTCTGCCAATGCTTCTAAGTCGAAACAAGCGACAAGTCGTAAAAAACAATTAGAAAAAATTGAATTAGACGACATTCAACCATCATCGAGACGTTACCCATTTGTAAAGTTCTCGCCAGAACGTGAAATTGGAAATGACTTATTATTTGTTGAAGGTATTTCCAAAACAGTTGACGGTGAAAAAGTACTCGACAATATTTCATTTACGATGAATCCAAATGATAAAGCAGTATTGATGGGCAGCAGCGAGATTGCAAAAACAACATTGTTAAAAATTCTTGCAGGTGAATTAGAGCCTGATGAAGGCACAGTTAAATGGGGTGTGACGACATCTCAAAGTTACTTCCCTAAAGATAACTCAGCCTTTTTTGAAGGTGTCGATATGAACCTTGTTGATTGGTTGCGTCAATACGCGCCAGAAGATGAACAAACAGAAACATTTTTACGTGGTTTCTTAGGACGTATGCTTTTTAGTGGTGAAGAAGTGAAGAAAAAAGCGAGCGTGTTATCAGGTGGCGAAAAAGTACGTTGTATGTTGAGTAAGATGATGCTATCAAGTGCAAACGTATTACTTTTAGATGAACCAACAAACCACTTAGACCTAGAAAGTATTACATCAGTCAATGAAGGCTTGAAATCATTTAAAGGTTCAATTATCTTTACATCATATGACTTTGAGTTTATCAATACGATTGCAAATCGTGTCATTGATCTTGATGTGCCGACAGGATTATCAAAAGAAATGACTTATGAAAGTTATTTACAAGAAAAAGGGATTTTGAAATCTAAATAG
- a CDS encoding aspartate-semialdehyde dehydrogenase codes for MVKLAVAGATGLVGSKILETIDRKGIQFDELVLFSSKRSAGKEIEFQGKTYIVQELTEEATDGNFDYVLMSAGGATSARFAPLFEQHGAIIIDNSSQWRMTEDVDLIVPEVNKPTFTRGIIANPNCSTIQSVVPLKPLQEQFGLKRVAYTTYQAVSGSGMQGKKDLEDGVHGAEPKAYPHPIYNNVLPHIDVFLEDGYTKEEQKMIDETKKILNEPTLNVTATCVRVPVQDSHSVHINVTLDRQATVEEIQSLFDKDPRVVLVDNPSNNEYPLAIHSTGRNEVFVGRIRKDDSLDNTFHIWVTSDNLLKGAALNAVQVLEQVLELKGE; via the coding sequence ATGGTAAAATTAGCAGTCGCAGGTGCAACAGGTTTAGTAGGTTCTAAAATTTTAGAAACAATTGATCGAAAAGGTATTCAGTTTGATGAACTCGTTCTATTTTCTTCAAAACGATCAGCGGGAAAAGAAATTGAATTCCAAGGAAAAACATATATTGTACAAGAACTTACTGAAGAAGCGACGGATGGCAACTTCGATTACGTATTAATGAGTGCAGGTGGCGCAACAAGTGCTCGCTTCGCCCCACTTTTTGAACAACATGGTGCGATTATCATAGATAACTCAAGTCAATGGCGTATGACAGAAGATGTTGACTTGATCGTTCCTGAAGTGAACAAACCGACATTTACTCGTGGGATCATTGCGAATCCAAACTGTTCAACGATTCAATCAGTTGTTCCTTTGAAACCTTTACAAGAACAATTTGGATTGAAACGTGTTGCATATACAACATACCAAGCTGTTTCAGGTTCTGGTATGCAAGGTAAAAAAGATTTAGAAGATGGCGTGCACGGTGCAGAGCCAAAAGCGTATCCACATCCAATCTATAATAATGTCTTACCACATATCGATGTTTTCTTAGAAGATGGCTATACAAAAGAAGAACAAAAAATGATTGATGAAACAAAGAAAATTTTAAATGAACCAACATTAAATGTAACTGCGACTTGTGTACGAGTGCCAGTACAGGACAGCCATAGTGTGCATATCAATGTGACGTTGGATCGACAAGCAACGGTTGAAGAAATTCAATCATTGTTCGATAAAGACCCACGTGTTGTACTCGTAGACAATCCATCAAACAATGAGTATCCACTTGCAATTCATTCAACAGGACGAAATGAAGTTTTTGTAGGACGTATTCGTAAAGATGATTCATTAGACAATACATTCCATATTTGGGTGACTTCAGACAACTTATTGAAAGGTGCAGCATTAAACGCAGTACAAGTGTTAGAACAAGTTCTAGAATTGAAAGGAGAATAA